A single region of the Procambarus clarkii isolate CNS0578487 chromosome 59, FALCON_Pclarkii_2.0, whole genome shotgun sequence genome encodes:
- the LOC138353780 gene encoding adhesive plaque matrix protein-like: MDIVNTDASDVYHLPIISDVYHPSQTPTVRLSRLPSVSVAYRPSQTSTIRLRRLPSVSDAYRPSQTPTVRLRRLPSVSDAYRPSQTPTVRLRRLPSVSVAYHPSQTPTIRLRRLQSVSDAYHPSQSPTIRLRRLPSVSDVYRPSQNPTIRLRRLQSVSDTYHPSQTPTIRLRRLPSVSDVYRPSQNPTIRLRRLQSVSDAYHPSQSPTIRLRSLPSVSVAYHPSQTPTIRLRRLPSVSDVYRPSQNPTIRLKRLPSVSDAYHPSQTPAIRLRRLPSVSDAYRPSQTPTVRLRRLPSVSDAYHPSQTPTVRLRRLPSVSDVYRPSQTPTIRLRRLPSVSNAYRPSQTPTIPLRRLPSVSDAYHPSQTPTVRLRRLPSVSDAYRPSLTPTIRLRRLPSVSDAYHPSQTPTVRLRRLPSLSNAYRPSQTPTIPLRRLPSVSDAYHPSQTPTDRLRRLPSVSDAYRPSQTPTDRLRRLQSVSDANHPSQTPTIRLRRLPSVSDAYNPSQTSEKMNIFIQF; encoded by the coding sequence ATGGACATTGTCAACACTGACGCGTCAGATGTATACCATCTACCAATCATCTCAGACGTCTACCATCCGTCTCAGACGCCTACCGTCCGTCTCAGTCGCCTACCGTCCGTCTCAGTCGCCTACCGTCCGTCTCAGACGTCTACCATCCGTCTCAGACGCCTACCGTCCGTCTCAGACGCCTACCGTCCGTCTCAGACGCCTACCGTCCGTCTCAGACGTCTACCATCCGTCTCAGACGCCTACCGTCCGTCTCAGACGCCTACCGTCCGTCTCAGACGCCTACCATCCGTCTCAGTCGCCTACCATCCGTCTCAGACGCCTACCATCCGTCTCAGACGCCTACAATCCGTTTCAGACGCCTACCATCCGTCTCAGTCGCCTACCATCCGTCTCAGACGCCTACCATCCGTCTCAGACGTCTACCGTCCGTCTCAGAATCCTACCATCCGTCTCAGACGCCTACAATCCGTCTCAGACACCTACCATCCGTCTCAGACGCCTACCATCCGTCTCAGACGCCTACCGTCCGTCTCAGACGTCTACCGTCCGTCTCAGAATCCTACCATCCGTCTCAGACGCCTACAATCCGTCTCAGACGCCTACCATCCGTCTCAGTCGCCTACCATCCGTCTCAGAAGCCTACCATCCGTCTCAGTCGCCTACCATCCGTCTCAGACGCCTACCATCCGTCTCAGACGCCTACCGTCCGTCTCAGACGTCTACCGTCCGTCTCAGAATCCTACCATCCGTCTCAAACGCCTACCGTCCGTCTCAGACGCCTACCATCCGTCTCAGACGCCTGCCATCCGTCTCAGACGCCTACCATCCGTCTCAGACGCCTACCGTCCGTCTCAGACGCCTACCGTCCGTCTCAGACGCCTACCGTCCGTCTCAGACGCCTACCATCCGTCTCAGACGCCTACCGTCCGTCTCAGACGCCTACCGTCCGTCTCAGACGTCTACCGTCCGTCTCAGACGCCTACCATCCGTCTCAGACGCCTACCATCCGTCTCAAACGCCTACCGTCCGTCTCAGACGCCTACCATCCCTCTCAGACGCCTACCGTCCGTCTCAGACGCCTACCATCCCTCTCAGACGCCTACCGTCCGTCTCAGACGCCTACCATCCGTCTCAGACGCCTACCGACCGTCTCTGACGCCTACCATCCGTCTCAGACGCCTACCGTCCGTCTCAGACGCCTACCATCCCTCTCAAACGCCTACCGTCCGTCTCAGACGCCTACCATCCCTCTCAAACGCCTACCGTCCGTCTCAGACGCCTACCATCCCTCTCAGACGCCTACCGTCCGTCTCAGACGCCTACCATCCGTCTCAGACGCCTACCGACCGTCTCAGACGCCTACCATCCGTCTCAGACGCCTACCGTCCGTCTCAGACGCCTACCGACCGTCTCAGACGCCTACAATCCGTCTCAGACGCCAACCATCCGTCTCAGACACCTACCATCCGTCTCAGACGCCTACCATCCGTCTCAGACGCCTACAATCCGTCTCAGACGTCAGAAAAGATGAACATATTTATTCAATTCTGA